From Syntrophales bacterium, the proteins below share one genomic window:
- a CDS encoding MerR family transcriptional regulator → MDTVPDKTFFRIGEVSKILGVPPYVVRYWESEFKEVKPSRTRSDQRLYKRQDVLNLLVIKRLLYEEKFTIDGARKHLRGSKRADGASGGLSHGELIEEIKDGLLWIRNKVD, encoded by the coding sequence ATGGACACCGTTCCCGACAAGACCTTTTTTCGTATCGGCGAGGTAAGCAAAATTCTGGGTGTGCCTCCTTACGTGGTACGCTATTGGGAATCGGAGTTTAAAGAGGTAAAGCCGTCTCGCACCCGCTCCGATCAGCGTCTTTACAAGCGTCAGGATGTCCTGAATTTGCTGGTTATAAAAAGGCTTCTGTATGAGGAGAAATTCACCATTGATGGGGCTAGAAAACATCTGCGGGGCAGCAAGCGCGCTGATGGGGCCTCCGGCGGTTTGTCGCATGGCGAGCTAATCGAAGAAATCAAGGATGGTCTGCTTTGGATCAGAAATAAAGTAGATTGA
- a CDS encoding PxxKW family cysteine-rich protein — translation MAKKGCGYPGGQCNPVIDKCEGCTKAVQYEAVTYCGVYPDPASKWRTGKCPTATHLKADTKEAQQKINPLKASKRANKK, via the coding sequence ATGGCAAAGAAGGGGTGTGGCTACCCGGGTGGACAATGCAATCCGGTAATTGACAAATGCGAAGGCTGCACAAAGGCGGTTCAATATGAGGCAGTGACTTACTGCGGGGTTTATCCCGATCCTGCCTCCAAATGGCGAACCGGCAAATGCCCAACGGCAACCCACCTCAAGGCAGACACCAAGGAAGCTCAACAGAAAATAAACCCTTTGAAGGCATCAAAAAGGGCAAACAAAAAATAA
- a CDS encoding integration host factor subunit alpha, whose amino-acid sequence MTKIDIIQNVYEKLGFSKKDSAKIVESVFEIIKDKLAEGDKIKISGFGNFAVKDKKSRRGRNPQTGEEIAISARKVLTFKSSQVLRKALND is encoded by the coding sequence ATGACAAAGATCGATATTATTCAAAACGTGTATGAAAAACTGGGGTTTTCCAAAAAGGATTCAGCAAAGATAGTCGAGTCTGTTTTTGAAATAATCAAAGACAAGCTGGCGGAGGGGGATAAAATAAAAATTTCCGGATTTGGAAATTTTGCAGTTAAGGACAAAAAATCCCGCCGGGGCAGAAATCCCCAGACTGGCGAGGAGATTGCCATTTCGGCGCGGAAGGTGTTGACATTCAAGTCCAGCCAGGTTCTGCGCAAGGCCCTTAACGACTAA
- a CDS encoding PTS system mannose/fructose/sorbose family transporter subunit IID produces MKKAAMLGIFFRSLTIQISFNFHTMQGMGFAFSMLPLMCSRKKSELKEKEVFLLRHLQMFSTNPYLVPAVVGSVVRIEEDGERGREAEDLKKALMGPYAAIGDSFFWGALRLFSSAWAVLLAVFGSFYAPLIFLMLFSPAQLMVRVGGFFHGFCSGWGGFNYIRALDLPRESEMLRYGALFILSIVGAVLSVSVEYSGQLLPQHVGYIIGSVIFLISLVGGRRAISSEKLLYGIAIFCMVLSI; encoded by the coding sequence ATGAAAAAAGCAGCGATGCTCGGTATTTTTTTTCGTTCACTGACCATTCAGATTTCCTTTAATTTTCATACTATGCAAGGCATGGGTTTCGCCTTTTCCATGCTGCCCTTGATGTGCTCAAGAAAAAAAAGTGAACTTAAGGAGAAGGAAGTTTTTCTTTTGAGACATTTGCAGATGTTCAGTACGAACCCGTATCTCGTTCCCGCAGTTGTCGGTTCCGTTGTTAGGATTGAGGAAGATGGCGAAAGGGGGCGTGAAGCAGAGGATCTCAAAAAGGCGCTGATGGGTCCGTATGCCGCAATCGGCGATTCATTTTTCTGGGGAGCGCTGCGTCTGTTTTCTTCAGCATGGGCGGTGTTGTTGGCAGTATTCGGAAGTTTTTATGCCCCGCTTATTTTTCTTATGCTCTTTTCGCCCGCACAGTTAATGGTTCGGGTGGGCGGGTTTTTCCATGGTTTTTGTTCGGGATGGGGTGGCTTCAATTATATTCGCGCTCTTGACCTTCCCCGGGAGTCGGAGATGCTGCGTTATGGGGCGCTATTTATATTGAGCATTGTGGGCGCTGTTTTATCCGTCTCTGTTGAATATTCGGGTCAGTTGCTGCCGCAACATGTCGGTTATATTATTGGTTCCGTAATTTTTTTAATCTCTTTAGTGGGGGGGCGGCGAGCAATCTCTTCAGAGAAGCTCCTCTACGGGATTGCCATATTTTGCATGGTGCTTTCTATCTGA
- a CDS encoding HPr family phosphocarrier protein, producing MNIAKTFEIKNKLGIHARAAAKIVETANRFNADVVLEKDGYEVNGRSILDILTLYCPKGSRLTVRLMGVDAAEAMEMLSILIDGKFGEI from the coding sequence ATGAATATAGCTAAAACATTTGAAATAAAGAACAAGTTGGGGATTCATGCCCGGGCAGCCGCAAAGATCGTGGAAACAGCCAATCGCTTTAACGCGGACGTAGTTCTGGAAAAGGACGGCTACGAGGTAAACGGGCGCAGCATTCTTGACATTCTTACCCTTTACTGTCCCAAGGGGAGCCGCTTGACAGTTCGTCTTATGGGAGTGGACGCGGCAGAGGCGATGGAAATGCTCTCCATTCTTATCGATGGGAAGTTCGGTGAGATTTGA
- the pheT gene encoding phenylalanine--tRNA ligase subunit beta, protein MLVSLKWLRDYLDVDLSPQELADKLTMSGLEVDSLNIKEPAFSGVKVARIVRMSPHPNADKLSLCEVSTGPVNYPVVCGAKNIKVGDTVPLATVGAILPGGQVISSTKIRGEVSEGMLCSEEELQIGSDASGIMLLPSELACGGDLAEALDLSDAVLDIGVTPNRSDCLSIIGVAREVAAITGKNVHYPDCSVVENNDDIANITSVTIEDGDLCPRYTARVIKDVCIGPSPFWLKKRLEAVGLRSINNIVDITNFVMMETGQPLHAFDFALLAGGKIVVRRSRAGENFVSLDGKERLLPAEALLICDAEKPVAIAGVMGGINSEVKDDTKTILLESAYFNPSSIRRTARSMAMGTDAAFRFERGIDPEGSVRALDRAAGLMAELAGGNICWGIIDQHPVNVAVARDIVLGLKKVNKIIGTAVSIDEVKAILEGLEMTVREAEEDFFLVTPPSCRVDIAREIDLIEEIARLFGYDRIPATLPLVSVIAEEPGNKKRRAEAAIRQIMNGAGYTEVINYSFIHPSSVDDLLLAPTDERRRQVRIKNPLTEEQSAMRTTMLYSLLKNVSKNSDLGRSDLNIFEIGRTYIGSQEGKQPQEFNKAAFLVTGQRYEQRWHFPDLKADFYDLKGCVENILEVLKVASPSYRAACGEPFLHPGKSCEVFSEEARIGYLGEIHPDVLSRFGVAGPIVACEFDLDMMIAQAAAKMVFADIPRFPASSRDVAFLTRREIESGELLAAAQKTNEELLEKVEIFDVYEGKNVAEGTKSLGLRFLYRSADRTLTDDEVNAVHSRVVERVINASGALIR, encoded by the coding sequence ATGTTAGTCAGTCTCAAATGGCTTCGCGATTATCTGGATGTGGATCTTTCCCCGCAAGAGCTGGCGGATAAGCTTACCATGTCCGGTCTGGAAGTGGACTCTCTTAATATCAAAGAGCCCGCTTTCAGCGGGGTGAAGGTGGCAAGAATCGTGCGCATGTCGCCCCATCCGAATGCCGATAAATTGTCTCTGTGCGAGGTCTCTACCGGGCCTGTAAACTACCCGGTTGTCTGCGGGGCGAAGAACATAAAGGTTGGCGATACAGTTCCGCTGGCAACTGTCGGGGCGATTCTGCCCGGGGGACAGGTGATCAGCAGTACCAAAATCCGCGGCGAGGTTTCCGAGGGGATGCTCTGTTCCGAAGAAGAATTGCAAATCGGTTCGGATGCGTCGGGAATCATGCTGCTTCCGTCAGAACTTGCCTGTGGCGGCGATTTGGCGGAGGCCCTGGACCTTAGTGACGCAGTGCTTGATATCGGCGTTACCCCCAATAGATCAGACTGCCTTTCAATTATCGGAGTCGCCCGCGAAGTAGCCGCAATCACAGGGAAAAATGTTCATTATCCGGATTGCAGTGTTGTTGAAAATAATGACGATATTGCGAACATAACCTCCGTAACGATTGAGGATGGCGATCTTTGTCCCCGTTATACGGCGCGTGTCATCAAGGATGTCTGCATAGGCCCCTCGCCGTTCTGGCTGAAAAAAAGATTAGAGGCGGTGGGACTGCGTTCCATCAATAATATTGTAGATATAACCAATTTTGTGATGATGGAAACCGGACAGCCCCTCCACGCCTTTGATTTTGCGCTTCTTGCTGGCGGGAAAATAGTCGTAAGACGTTCCAGAGCTGGGGAAAATTTTGTTTCCCTCGACGGCAAGGAGCGACTTCTGCCGGCGGAGGCCCTGCTTATCTGTGACGCAGAAAAACCGGTTGCCATCGCCGGGGTGATGGGTGGAATCAATTCAGAGGTTAAGGATGACACAAAGACCATCCTGCTGGAAAGCGCCTATTTCAACCCCTCCTCCATCCGGCGCACTGCCCGCTCAATGGCAATGGGCACCGATGCTGCCTTTCGCTTTGAACGCGGAATCGATCCGGAGGGCTCTGTCCGGGCTCTTGACAGGGCTGCGGGGCTGATGGCCGAATTGGCGGGGGGAAATATCTGTTGGGGGATCATCGATCAGCATCCTGTAAATGTCGCTGTTGCCCGGGATATCGTTCTTGGTTTGAAAAAAGTGAATAAGATCATAGGTACGGCTGTATCTATCGATGAAGTTAAAGCAATCCTTGAGGGTTTGGAGATGACTGTCAGGGAAGCTGAAGAAGATTTTTTCCTTGTTACCCCTCCATCCTGTCGCGTGGATATTGCGCGGGAAATAGATTTGATAGAGGAAATCGCCCGCCTTTTTGGCTATGACCGAATTCCCGCTACCTTACCGCTTGTTTCGGTAATTGCTGAGGAGCCGGGTAACAAGAAAAGAAGGGCGGAGGCGGCAATCCGCCAGATTATGAACGGGGCCGGCTATACGGAGGTGATAAACTACAGTTTCATCCATCCCTCCTCAGTGGACGATCTCTTGCTGGCCCCGACCGATGAGCGGAGGCGCCAGGTGCGCATTAAAAATCCGCTTACCGAAGAGCAGTCCGCCATGCGTACCACGATGCTTTACAGCCTGCTTAAAAATGTATCGAAAAACAGTGATTTGGGCCGCTCCGACCTGAATATTTTTGAAATCGGCAGGACATACATAGGCTCTCAGGAAGGGAAACAGCCCCAGGAGTTTAACAAGGCGGCTTTTTTAGTGACCGGACAAAGATACGAGCAGCGATGGCATTTCCCGGATTTGAAGGCGGATTTTTATGATTTAAAGGGGTGCGTGGAGAACATATTGGAGGTATTGAAAGTTGCGAGCCCTTCTTATCGCGCCGCTTGCGGAGAGCCGTTTCTTCATCCCGGCAAATCCTGCGAGGTCTTCAGCGAGGAGGCGAGAATCGGATATTTGGGGGAGATTCATCCGGATGTGCTTTCCCGTTTCGGTGTTGCCGGTCCGATCGTGGCTTGTGAGTTTGATCTGGACATGATGATTGCGCAAGCTGCCGCAAAAATGGTCTTTGCCGACATACCCAGGTTCCCGGCAAGTTCGCGCGATGTAGCCTTTCTTACGCGCCGCGAAATAGAGTCCGGCGAGCTGCTTGCTGCCGCGCAAAAAACAAACGAAGAATTGCTTGAAAAAGTTGAGATATTTGATGTATATGAGGGCAAAAATGTTGCAGAGGGAACCAAGAGTCTGGGATTGAGGTTTTTGTATAGAAGCGCGGATAGAACATTGACGGATGACGAAGTAAATGCTGTTCATTCAAGGGTTGTGGAAAGAGTAATTAATGCGTCAGGGGCGTTGATAAGATAG